One Bacillus amyloliquefaciens DSM 7 = ATCC 23350 DNA window includes the following coding sequences:
- a CDS encoding glycoside hydrolase family 10 protein produces the protein MKGCRSSMIWFLAVLLTAGIFTMSASAKASGTQPEREMRAVWIASVTNIDWPSKKGLSPDEQKKEYSKLLDDVQAMGMNAVIVQIKPTADAFYPSDYGPWSEYLTGTQGKNPGYDPLAFLVEETHKRNLEFHAWFNPYRITMNHTNLNALSSDHPARSHPDWVAAYGNQLYYNPGIPEVRQFITDGIKEVVSRYDIDAVHMDDYFYPYKIAGQEFPDQAEYERYGKAHFASIDDWRRDNVNRLVKEINQTIKREKPYVKFGISPFGVWRNAADDPTGSKTAAGVRNYDDLYADTREWIQKGYIDYIAPQIYWSIGFKAAAYDVLTDWWGKEVNNRPVHLYIGQAAYKINNNADPAWADPEEYGRQIALNRGSAWVKGSMHFSLKDLNRNPLNVKSRLLKDMYSRPALIPEMPWLGHSALKKPAVKRAEKNASGNTLYIEDAKSNGKKTAYYAIYRAEKGKQPYLVDTVRKTASRTQTFSDTDTDIRAKGACTYIVTSVDRLHHESRPSAKRTVK, from the coding sequence ATGAAAGGCTGCCGTTCCAGCATGATATGGTTTTTGGCCGTTTTACTGACAGCCGGCATCTTTACAATGTCAGCATCAGCAAAAGCAAGCGGCACTCAGCCGGAGAGAGAAATGAGAGCCGTATGGATCGCGTCTGTCACCAATATCGACTGGCCCTCTAAAAAAGGGCTGTCACCTGATGAGCAAAAAAAAGAATACAGCAAGCTGCTGGATGACGTTCAGGCAATGGGGATGAACGCCGTTATCGTCCAAATTAAGCCGACGGCTGATGCTTTTTATCCATCAGATTACGGACCTTGGTCAGAGTATTTGACAGGAACTCAAGGTAAAAATCCGGGGTACGATCCGCTTGCTTTTTTAGTTGAAGAGACACACAAACGGAATCTTGAATTCCATGCTTGGTTCAATCCTTACCGGATCACGATGAATCACACAAATTTGAATGCGCTTTCAAGTGATCATCCCGCCCGTTCCCATCCGGACTGGGTCGCTGCATATGGAAACCAGCTGTATTATAATCCGGGCATTCCGGAAGTAAGGCAATTTATAACGGATGGGATCAAAGAGGTGGTCAGCCGTTATGACATTGATGCGGTTCATATGGATGATTATTTTTATCCTTATAAAATTGCCGGACAGGAATTCCCCGATCAGGCGGAATACGAACGGTACGGAAAAGCTCACTTTGCATCAATTGATGACTGGCGCAGGGATAACGTCAACCGTCTTGTAAAAGAGATCAATCAGACCATTAAACGAGAAAAACCTTATGTCAAATTCGGAATCAGCCCGTTCGGCGTATGGAGAAACGCCGCAGATGACCCGACAGGCTCCAAAACGGCCGCCGGGGTGCGGAACTACGATGACTTATACGCTGACACAAGAGAATGGATCCAAAAAGGATATATTGATTACATCGCACCGCAGATTTACTGGAGCATCGGGTTTAAAGCAGCAGCATATGACGTCTTGACGGATTGGTGGGGGAAAGAAGTGAACAATCGCCCGGTGCATTTATATATCGGGCAGGCGGCTTATAAAATCAATAACAACGCTGATCCTGCCTGGGCCGACCCGGAGGAATACGGAAGACAGATTGCTCTTAACAGGGGATCGGCATGGGTTAAAGGCAGCATGCATTTCAGTTTAAAGGATCTGAACCGTAATCCGCTCAATGTGAAAAGCCGTTTGCTCAAAGACATGTACAGCCGTCCAGCATTAATTCCCGAGATGCCATGGCTTGGACATTCCGCTTTAAAAAAGCCGGCTGTCAAACGAGCGGAAAAAAATGCTTCAGGCAATACACTCTATATCGAAGATGCGAAATCCAACGGTAAGAAAACGGCTTATTACGCCATTTACCGCGCAGAAAAGGGAAAGCAGCCTTATTTAGTGGATACAGTCAGAAAAACAGCGTCACGGACGCAAACATTTTCAGATACTGATACTGATATCCGGGCGAAAGGCGCCTGCACCTATATCGTTACTTCCGTTGACAGGCTCCACCATGAGAGCCGTCCCTCCGCAAAACGGACGGTTAAATAA
- a CDS encoding DUF1360 domain-containing protein, whose translation MTNLSWLTYVMIILASYRLTHLIVFDKITEFIRKPFLKQEKTVDQNGRTVQKKVPSSTFGYMLQCYWCAGVWCAILIGICYLVWPRFAHPVIFILSIAGAQAILETCVGVGTKVIDVLAAIKHKKS comes from the coding sequence ATGACGAACCTATCTTGGCTTACGTATGTAATGATCATCCTTGCCAGCTACCGGCTGACCCATTTAATTGTATTTGATAAGATTACGGAATTCATAAGAAAACCCTTTTTAAAGCAAGAAAAAACCGTCGATCAAAACGGGCGCACCGTGCAAAAAAAAGTCCCGTCCTCCACATTCGGTTATATGCTGCAATGTTATTGGTGTGCGGGTGTCTGGTGCGCCATATTAATCGGCATCTGCTATTTGGTCTGGCCCCGCTTTGCTCATCCGGTTATTTTCATTTTGTCCATTGCCGGAGCGCAGGCCATTCTTGAGACTTGCGTCGGCGTCGGAACGAAGGTCATTGACGTGCTGGCCGCCATAAAACATAAAAAGTCCTGA
- a CDS encoding non-ribosomal peptide synthetase, with protein MDKTKNIQNIYPLSRMQEGMLFHSFLQKEGSAYIEQSVFTIKGRLRPELFEQSVQSVISRHDIFRTVFLPHVAQLNGPRQVVLREREFRLRSEDLTHLDEAGQNSFIQQFKERDRLKGFDLQKDMLMRVSLFKTADEEYVCVWSHHHILMDGWCLGIVLQEFMHIYKTIESGSPVTLAPAKPYSTYITWLTDQDKDAASDYWKGYLSDCETPSGLPKISARPPEEKGYRKKELLFSLDENLTAKLKTIAKEEGATLAVLMQTVWGLMLQRYNRTDDAVFGAVVSGRPSVIAGVENMIGLFINTVPVRIKTGDESFRELLGRCQKEMLDSEAFSYHPLADIQSQTELKQDLIDHIIVFENYPIQQQMKDAEKESDAPFRIGNVNVSEQSGYDFNLIIAPGDELLIKFSYNANVYDEVWIESVKGHLEEALRGAAFNPDVPADRLPMLGQKEKSRIIGEFNDTKTTYERDESIISLFSRQAEKTPDHQALHAGGLTLTYRELDERSTEFAGILLENGLTQKGIAGILAERSPEFIIAVLAVLKAGGTYLPLDADLPSDRIADMLSESGAQLLTVQKGIETDIDFSSIISIPVAAEKQTADMRKLNTVTAPDDLAYIMYTSGSTGKPKGVMISNRNVVSLVSNSNYSSAGTTDRLILTGSIGFDAVTFEIFGALLNGACLHVVDRSTMLAPERFGSYLSANRITILFLTTALFNQFAQADPEMFSGLHTLYVGGEALSPALINKVRHRCPNLSLYNIYGPTENTTFSTFYEITHDFSQPIPIGKPISNSTAFIIDKNGGLAPIGVPGELCVGGDGVAKGYLNRPELTSEAFVSHPIHPEEKIYRTGDLAHWLPDGSIGYISRIDRQFKIRGKRIEPAEIEARLTEIDGIREAAVTVSQEGQEAILCAYYTGAHIEERTIRSLLARSLPDYMIPQYVTKLDRMPLTANGKVDRRRLPTPERKKASSKAVPPRNWVERELIDIWTPILGCGELGIQDDFFELGGHSLKALQVIHQLKTRQQMDVPIEMIFEYPTIEQLAEKLYSSKLSEAAEQHISRLNQPKGRNLFCFPPISGFGIFFKDLAAALNGRAAVYGFNFIEEDSRMEQYIDKMLEIQPEGPYILFGYSAGGNTAFEAAKAMEKRGLKVSDVIIADAYRKLDALPPQPMNATAENVPEAVREAVIKKTEGYQTYWAELINDGQIAANLHFIEAGIKEEHSDKPEPKKWEGATTGLYQEYQGEGAHKDMFEPAFAHQNAEVILEIVANSGRRLERNL; from the coding sequence ATGGACAAAACGAAAAATATCCAAAACATTTATCCCCTCAGCCGAATGCAGGAAGGAATGCTTTTCCATTCCTTTCTGCAAAAGGAGGGGTCTGCATATATCGAGCAATCCGTCTTCACCATAAAAGGCCGGCTTCGTCCGGAATTGTTTGAACAAAGCGTGCAGTCTGTCATCAGCCGCCATGACATTTTCAGAACGGTTTTTTTACCTCATGTCGCTCAGCTGAACGGACCCCGCCAAGTCGTGCTGCGTGAGCGGGAATTCCGATTGCGCAGCGAAGATCTTACACATTTGGATGAAGCGGGACAAAACAGCTTTATACAGCAGTTTAAGGAACGTGACCGCTTAAAAGGCTTCGATTTGCAAAAGGATATGCTGATGCGTGTTTCTTTGTTTAAAACGGCAGACGAAGAATATGTATGTGTCTGGAGCCATCATCACATCCTCATGGACGGCTGGTGCCTCGGCATCGTCCTTCAAGAATTTATGCATATTTACAAGACGATTGAATCAGGTTCGCCCGTCACACTGGCGCCCGCAAAGCCTTACAGCACGTATATTACATGGCTGACTGATCAGGACAAAGACGCAGCTTCTGATTATTGGAAAGGATATTTATCGGACTGTGAGACACCCTCAGGACTCCCGAAAATATCGGCCCGTCCCCCGGAGGAAAAAGGCTACCGGAAGAAGGAGCTGCTGTTTTCTTTAGACGAAAACCTGACAGCCAAGCTGAAAACCATTGCCAAAGAAGAGGGTGCTACACTCGCGGTGCTTATGCAGACCGTATGGGGCCTGATGCTGCAGCGCTACAATCGGACGGACGATGCCGTTTTCGGAGCCGTCGTATCAGGGCGGCCTTCCGTTATTGCCGGAGTGGAAAACATGATCGGGCTGTTTATCAATACCGTGCCGGTACGCATCAAAACCGGTGATGAAAGCTTTAGAGAACTGCTGGGCCGCTGCCAGAAAGAAATGCTTGATTCAGAGGCGTTCAGCTACCATCCGCTTGCTGACATCCAATCTCAGACTGAGCTGAAACAGGATTTAATCGACCATATCATCGTGTTTGAAAATTATCCGATTCAGCAGCAGATGAAAGACGCGGAAAAGGAATCGGATGCACCGTTTCGAATCGGGAATGTCAACGTGTCGGAACAATCAGGCTACGATTTTAACCTGATCATAGCGCCCGGCGATGAGCTGCTCATCAAATTCAGCTACAATGCGAATGTTTATGATGAAGTATGGATAGAGAGCGTAAAAGGACATTTAGAAGAAGCCCTGCGCGGCGCCGCCTTCAATCCCGATGTTCCGGCTGACCGGCTTCCGATGCTCGGACAAAAGGAAAAATCAAGAATAATCGGCGAATTTAATGATACGAAAACAACTTATGAAAGAGATGAAAGCATCATCAGCCTGTTCAGCCGGCAGGCGGAAAAAACTCCGGATCATCAGGCGCTGCACGCCGGCGGGCTGACGTTGACGTACCGGGAGCTTGATGAACGGTCAACTGAATTCGCCGGCATCCTGCTGGAAAACGGTTTGACGCAAAAGGGAATCGCCGGGATTCTGGCCGAACGCTCACCGGAATTTATCATCGCTGTTCTCGCTGTATTAAAAGCGGGAGGGACGTACCTTCCGCTTGATGCAGATCTGCCTTCCGACAGAATCGCCGATATGCTCAGTGAGAGCGGGGCACAGCTGTTAACGGTACAAAAAGGGATTGAGACTGACATTGACTTTTCCAGTATCATTTCAATCCCGGTTGCAGCTGAGAAACAAACCGCTGACATGAGAAAGCTGAATACCGTTACAGCACCTGATGACCTTGCCTATATTATGTATACATCCGGTTCAACAGGAAAACCAAAGGGCGTGATGATTTCCAACCGAAACGTCGTATCACTCGTGTCAAACAGCAATTACTCGTCGGCCGGCACGACGGATCGTCTCATTCTGACAGGGTCCATCGGTTTTGACGCAGTGACGTTTGAAATATTCGGAGCGCTTTTAAACGGGGCATGCCTTCATGTGGTTGACCGCTCGACAATGCTTGCCCCTGAGAGGTTCGGCAGCTATCTTTCTGCCAACCGTATTACGATTCTGTTTTTGACTACGGCGCTTTTTAACCAGTTCGCCCAGGCAGACCCGGAGATGTTTTCCGGATTGCACACCTTATATGTCGGCGGAGAAGCTTTGTCGCCGGCACTCATCAATAAGGTCAGACACCGCTGCCCGAATCTCAGCCTTTATAACATATACGGACCGACGGAAAATACGACGTTTTCCACCTTTTACGAAATCACGCATGATTTTTCTCAGCCGATCCCAATCGGAAAACCGATCAGCAATTCAACCGCATTCATTATCGATAAAAATGGCGGGCTTGCGCCGATCGGCGTGCCGGGTGAGCTTTGCGTCGGCGGTGACGGGGTTGCCAAAGGCTACTTAAACAGGCCTGAATTAACAAGTGAAGCATTTGTCAGCCACCCGATTCACCCTGAAGAAAAAATCTACAGAACAGGCGACTTGGCGCACTGGCTGCCTGATGGAAGCATCGGGTACATCAGCCGTATCGACCGCCAATTCAAGATTCGCGGGAAGCGGATCGAGCCGGCCGAAATTGAAGCGCGGCTGACTGAAATTGACGGGATCAGGGAAGCGGCTGTCACCGTGTCACAAGAAGGACAAGAAGCCATTCTATGCGCGTATTATACGGGCGCACATATTGAAGAAAGGACCATTCGATCCCTATTGGCAAGGTCGCTTCCCGACTATATGATTCCGCAGTATGTGACTAAGCTTGACCGTATGCCGCTAACCGCAAACGGCAAAGTGGACCGCCGCAGACTGCCTACGCCAGAACGAAAAAAAGCCTCATCAAAAGCCGTTCCGCCCCGAAACTGGGTCGAGCGTGAGCTGATCGACATTTGGACGCCGATCCTCGGCTGCGGGGAGCTGGGCATACAGGATGACTTCTTTGAGCTGGGCGGCCACTCTTTAAAAGCATTGCAAGTCATTCATCAGCTGAAGACGAGGCAGCAGATGGATGTGCCGATTGAAATGATATTTGAATATCCGACAATTGAGCAATTGGCTGAAAAACTGTATTCCAGCAAACTATCAGAAGCTGCCGAACAGCATATCAGCAGACTGAATCAGCCGAAAGGACGCAATCTTTTCTGTTTTCCGCCTATCTCAGGTTTCGGGATTTTCTTCAAAGATCTTGCGGCGGCATTAAATGGACGGGCTGCTGTGTACGGCTTTAACTTTATTGAAGAAGACAGCAGAATGGAACAATACATTGATAAAATGCTGGAAATCCAGCCGGAAGGCCCTTATATCCTCTTCGGATATTCGGCAGGCGGCAATACGGCATTTGAGGCGGCAAAAGCGATGGAAAAACGGGGCTTAAAAGTCAGCGATGTCATTATCGCAGACGCGTACAGAAAGCTTGACGCACTTCCGCCGCAGCCAATGAACGCAACAGCCGAAAATGTCCCGGAAGCGGTCAGAGAAGCGGTCATCAAAAAGACAGAGGGCTATCAAACGTACTGGGCGGAACTGATAAATGACGGCCAAATCGCGGCAAACCTCCACTTTATTGAGGCCGGCATAAAGGAAGAGCACAGCGATAAGCCCGAGCCGAAGAAATGGGAAGGCGCCACAACGGGTCTCTATCAGGAATATCAAGGCGAGGGCGCCCATAAAGATATGTTTGAACCGGCCTTTGCACACCAAAATGCTGAGGTCATACTGGAGATCGTTGCAAACAGCGGCAGACGCTTGGAACGGAATCTGTAA